In Ancalomicrobiaceae bacterium S20, the following proteins share a genomic window:
- a CDS encoding ABC transporter permease: protein MADIAASAPAAPGAAPGAAPRRSRRIPTGVTIALVWLLAMLAIAALADVVAPYAMTKMDLRARLAAPGTWAHWLGTDELGRDVLSRLIFSIRISLAIAFGATVISAVLGTALGFLAAHFRGLVEQAVLMLADFQASMPFLIMALAVLAFFGSSLPLLIMLMGFFGWERYARIARGLAIAAQAQGYAAAIRQLGARPSRLYFAHILPNIASTLIVSMTLVFPEIILLESGLSFLGLGVQPPMTSLGNMVGYGREYLTSAPWIMLAPASTIVLTTLSVSVVGDYLRDRLDPTLR, encoded by the coding sequence ATGGCCGACATCGCCGCTTCCGCCCCGGCCGCACCCGGCGCCGCGCCTGGCGCGGCCCCACGCCGGAGCCGCCGTATCCCGACGGGTGTGACGATCGCGCTCGTCTGGCTCCTTGCCATGCTGGCGATCGCCGCGCTCGCCGATGTCGTCGCGCCCTATGCGATGACCAAGATGGACCTGCGCGCGCGTCTCGCCGCGCCCGGCACCTGGGCGCACTGGCTCGGCACCGACGAACTCGGCCGCGACGTGCTCTCGCGGCTGATCTTCTCGATCCGGATCTCGCTCGCGATCGCCTTCGGGGCGACGGTGATCTCGGCCGTGCTCGGCACCGCGCTCGGCTTTCTGGCCGCGCATTTTCGCGGCCTTGTCGAGCAGGCGGTGCTGATGCTCGCCGACTTCCAGGCCAGCATGCCGTTCCTGATCATGGCGTTGGCGGTGCTCGCCTTCTTCGGCTCGTCGCTACCACTGCTGATCATGCTGATGGGCTTCTTCGGCTGGGAGCGCTATGCCCGCATCGCGCGCGGCCTCGCCATCGCCGCCCAGGCGCAGGGCTATGCCGCCGCGATCCGCCAGCTCGGCGCGCGGCCGTCGCGGCTCTATTTCGCGCACATCCTGCCGAACATCGCCTCGACGCTGATCGTGTCGATGACGCTGGTGTTCCCGGAGATCATCCTGCTCGAATCCGGCCTGTCGTTCCTCGGTCTCGGCGTGCAGCCGCCGATGACCAGCCTCGGCAACATGGTCGGCTACGGCCGCGAGTACCTGACCAGCGCCCCCTGGATCATGCTGGCGCCGGCCTCGACGATCGTGCTGACGACGCTGTCGGTCTCGGTGGTCGGCGATTACTTGCGCGACCGGCTCGATCCGACGCTGCGGTGA
- a CDS encoding acetyl-CoA C-acyltransferase, translating to MTDAVIVSTARTPVGKAHRGALNLTRGADMAAHAIRHALARAKVEAEAVEEVVLGCGYPEAATGGNVARHAGLVAGLPVTAAGVTVSRFCASGLEAIAGAAKRIVMDKVPVAIAGGVESISLVQPTVDRALYKNDWLTAHKPTIYTSMIETADIVAERYGVTRAAQDAFSLESQRRTAAAQAAGRFDDEIVPITTTRAVTDKATGATSTEQTTLAADEGNRPDTTLEALARLKPVREGGFVTAGNASQLSDGASACVLMASDEAARRGLEPLGIFRGFATAGCEPDEMGIGPVFAVPRLLKRQGLTIADIGLWELNEAFASQSIYCIETLGIDPAIVNVNGGAIAIGHPFGMSGARLVGHALLEGRRRGVRYAVVTMCIAGGMGAAGLIEINPAG from the coding sequence ATGACCGACGCCGTGATCGTCTCCACCGCGCGCACGCCCGTGGGCAAGGCCCATCGCGGCGCGCTGAACCTGACCCGCGGCGCCGACATGGCCGCCCACGCGATCCGCCACGCGCTCGCCCGCGCCAAAGTCGAGGCCGAGGCTGTTGAAGAGGTCGTGCTCGGCTGCGGCTATCCGGAGGCGGCGACCGGCGGCAATGTCGCCCGCCACGCCGGCCTCGTCGCCGGCCTGCCGGTGACCGCGGCGGGCGTGACGGTCAGCCGCTTCTGCGCCTCGGGGCTCGAGGCGATCGCCGGTGCCGCCAAGCGGATCGTCATGGACAAGGTGCCGGTCGCGATCGCCGGCGGCGTGGAGTCGATCTCGCTGGTCCAGCCGACGGTCGACCGCGCGCTCTACAAGAACGACTGGCTGACCGCCCACAAGCCGACGATCTACACGAGCATGATCGAGACCGCCGACATCGTCGCCGAGCGCTACGGCGTGACGCGCGCGGCGCAGGACGCCTTCTCGCTCGAAAGCCAGCGCCGCACGGCGGCCGCGCAAGCGGCCGGCCGCTTCGACGACGAGATCGTGCCGATCACCACCACCCGCGCCGTCACCGACAAGGCGACCGGCGCCACCTCGACCGAGCAGACGACGCTCGCCGCCGACGAGGGCAACCGCCCCGATACGACGCTCGAGGCGCTCGCCAGGCTGAAGCCGGTGCGCGAGGGCGGCTTCGTCACCGCGGGCAATGCGAGCCAGCTCTCCGACGGCGCCTCGGCCTGCGTGCTGATGGCCTCCGACGAGGCCGCGCGGCGGGGTCTCGAACCGCTCGGCATCTTCCGCGGCTTCGCCACCGCCGGCTGCGAGCCCGACGAGATGGGCATCGGCCCGGTCTTCGCCGTGCCCCGGCTCCTGAAGCGGCAGGGGCTCACGATCGCCGACATCGGCCTCTGGGAACTGAACGAGGCCTTCGCCTCGCAGTCGATCTACTGCATCGAGACGCTGGGGATCGATCCGGCGATCGTCAACGTCAACGGCGGCGCCATCGCGATCGGCCACCCCTTCGGCATGAGCGGCGCGCGGCTCGTCGGCCACGCGCTTCTCGAAGGCCGCCGTCGCGGCGTGCGCTATGCGGTCGTGACCATGTGCATCGCCGGCGGCATGGGCGCCGCCGGGCTCATCGAGATCAACCCGGCCGGCTGA
- a CDS encoding LysR family transcriptional regulator produces MTIEAGSIRGAALRIGMGQPQLARQLKRLEQHFGRDLVERHQDGSRATPEGRRIADLAAELLTEWQGLIATAARDFRRRDRTIRFGSIVPLGHESQIARMLANLLAHWENGAAGSVGSSKAGSATPAATPRPGRPAEVQRPLFLSSGTAEELVADLKARRLDFSLVDASAEAMGLAGIPIGASPLCLVGPRGFARGREPLDILLDERVAVPSARSGLRSLVRSMLEGLRPGHGGPMPDGTRFDRTPANFSEVDSLPVIINLIRDHGFVSVLPQPSVNGIGGDIEWLALDVWLPLWLVWLPSRDLAPTAERIAAILRAQ; encoded by the coding sequence GTGACAATCGAGGCCGGCAGCATCCGGGGTGCGGCGCTGCGGATCGGCATGGGCCAGCCGCAGCTCGCCCGGCAATTGAAGCGCCTCGAACAGCATTTCGGCCGCGACCTGGTCGAACGCCATCAGGACGGCTCGCGCGCCACGCCCGAAGGCCGGCGCATCGCCGATCTCGCGGCGGAGCTGCTGACCGAATGGCAGGGACTGATCGCCACCGCCGCGCGCGACTTCCGGCGCCGCGACCGCACGATCCGCTTCGGCTCGATCGTGCCCCTCGGCCACGAGAGCCAGATCGCCCGCATGCTCGCCAATCTACTCGCCCATTGGGAGAACGGCGCCGCCGGATCGGTCGGGTCGTCGAAAGCGGGATCGGCGACGCCGGCGGCCACGCCCCGTCCGGGCCGGCCGGCCGAGGTGCAGCGGCCGCTGTTCCTGAGTTCGGGAACGGCCGAGGAGCTGGTCGCGGACCTGAAGGCGCGCCGGCTCGACTTCTCGCTGGTCGACGCCTCCGCCGAGGCGATGGGCCTCGCCGGCATCCCGATCGGCGCCTCGCCGCTCTGCCTCGTCGGCCCGCGCGGCTTCGCCCGCGGCCGCGAGCCGCTCGACATCCTGCTCGACGAGCGCGTCGCGGTGCCGAGCGCCCGCAGCGGCTTGCGCTCGCTGGTCCGGTCGATGCTGGAGGGTCTCCGGCCGGGCCATGGCGGTCCGATGCCGGACGGCACGCGGTTCGACCGGACGCCGGCCAATTTCAGCGAGGTCGACTCGCTGCCGGTGATCATCAATCTGATCCGCGACCATGGCTTCGTGTCGGTGCTGCCGCAGCCCTCGGTCAACGGCATCGGCGGCGACATCGAATGGCTGGCGCTCGACGTCTGGCTGCCGCTGTGGCTGGTCTGGCTGCCGTCCCGCGACCTCGCCCCGACGGCGGAGCGCATCGCCGCGATCCTGCGGGCGCAGTGA
- a CDS encoding LysR family transcriptional regulator: MDTAALVTCDIVLAERSFRGAARKLGRPVATVASAVRRIEADLSVDLVQGEGNSLSITLEARRLADTFARLRDGVLTMFGTEDGATPRPTPLCAGRRRPPCRSPR, encoded by the coding sequence ATGGACACCGCTGCCCTCGTTACCTGCGATATCGTGCTCGCCGAGCGATCGTTCCGCGGCGCCGCGCGGAAACTCGGCCGACCCGTGGCGACGGTCGCGAGCGCGGTGCGCCGGATCGAGGCGGATCTCTCGGTCGACCTCGTCCAGGGCGAGGGCAACAGTCTGTCGATCACGCTCGAAGCCCGCCGGCTGGCCGACACCTTCGCGCGCCTTCGCGACGGGGTTCTGACCATGTTCGGCACCGAGGACGGCGCCACCCCGCGCCCGACGCCCCTCTGCGCCGGGCGGCGGCGACCGCCGTGCCGCTCGCCGCGCTGA
- a CDS encoding aromatic amino acid lyase, whose translation MKPRTTVILEGQPLDYRTLARIGRGDVEVVAAPEALERVRRGRAALDAAIAAGVPVYGANTGVGAMRDVTFTADELDAFNAGLVRAHHFGTGEPFAPEVVRKAIAIRINSALAGRTGCTETLVRGYLDLLNRSVVPIVHRTGSIGCADIGLMGQIGAVLIGVGEAMHGGRRLPAAEALAAAGLAPIRLRPKDGLAAVSSNAVGFAAAGHALRRGAGALRTLMASAMANATAMGASRAPWLAAEVVGTPVQQVVARWLVHQATEANVAVDRVVHDPLSLRMMAQVFAAGVDALTRAAETGLAMTALVDDNPVVDGECVLTSGGSLPLDITIALQAAGLAFAHLARNSFNRCVLIGNGRRRDLPINLVAPDVPATGFGPIMKLAGELFARTLSLAQPISAQSLVVADGIEDEAAFLPLVVERFERQVEAVRRLAALESLLAAQALDLMGDRPGGLVSLVHEIVRRHSAFYREDRPLSAEVEAIEQALSSPPVMRRLLEAAPLAEFDAFFSLDLGF comes from the coding sequence ATGAAGCCGCGCACGACCGTCATTCTCGAAGGCCAGCCGCTCGACTACCGGACGCTCGCGCGCATCGGCCGCGGCGACGTCGAGGTGGTTGCGGCGCCGGAGGCGCTGGAGCGCGTGCGGCGGGGCCGGGCGGCGCTCGATGCGGCGATCGCGGCCGGCGTGCCGGTCTACGGCGCCAACACCGGCGTCGGCGCGATGCGCGACGTGACCTTCACCGCCGACGAGCTCGATGCCTTCAACGCCGGTCTCGTGCGCGCCCATCACTTCGGCACCGGCGAGCCCTTCGCGCCGGAAGTCGTGCGCAAGGCGATCGCGATCCGCATCAACAGCGCGCTCGCCGGCCGCACCGGCTGCACGGAGACGCTGGTCCGCGGCTATCTCGATCTTCTCAATCGTTCGGTCGTGCCGATCGTGCACCGGACCGGCTCGATCGGTTGCGCGGACATCGGGCTCATGGGCCAGATCGGCGCGGTGCTGATCGGTGTTGGCGAAGCGATGCACGGCGGTCGCCGGCTTCCGGCGGCCGAGGCGCTCGCGGCTGCTGGGCTGGCGCCGATCCGCCTCAGGCCCAAGGACGGGCTCGCGGCGGTGTCGAGCAACGCGGTCGGCTTCGCGGCCGCCGGGCATGCACTCCGGCGCGGCGCCGGCGCCTTGCGCACGCTGATGGCGAGCGCCATGGCCAACGCGACCGCGATGGGCGCCTCGCGGGCGCCCTGGCTCGCGGCCGAGGTGGTCGGCACGCCGGTTCAGCAGGTGGTCGCGCGCTGGCTCGTGCATCAGGCGACCGAAGCGAATGTCGCGGTCGACCGGGTCGTGCACGATCCGCTGTCGCTCCGGATGATGGCGCAGGTGTTCGCGGCCGGCGTCGATGCGCTGACCCGCGCGGCCGAGACCGGGCTCGCGATGACCGCGCTCGTCGACGACAATCCGGTCGTCGACGGCGAATGCGTGCTGACCTCCGGCGGCTCGCTGCCGCTCGACATCACGATCGCGCTGCAGGCGGCGGGGCTCGCGTTCGCGCATCTCGCCCGCAACAGCTTCAATCGCTGTGTCCTGATCGGCAACGGCCGCCGCCGCGACCTGCCGATCAATCTCGTGGCGCCGGACGTTCCGGCGACGGGTTTCGGCCCGATCATGAAGCTCGCCGGCGAACTCTTCGCGCGCACGCTGTCGCTCGCCCAGCCGATCTCGGCGCAGTCGCTGGTGGTCGCCGACGGAATCGAGGACGAGGCGGCGTTCCTGCCCCTGGTCGTCGAGCGGTTCGAGCGGCAGGTCGAGGCGGTCCGCCGCTTGGCCGCGCTCGAAAGCCTGCTCGCCGCGCAGGCGCTCGATCTGATGGGGGACAGGCCGGGCGGCCTTGTTTCGCTCGTGCATGAGATCGTTCGGCGTCATTCCGCGTTCTATCGCGAGGACCGGCCGCTCTCGGCCGAGGTCGAAGCGATCGAACAGGCGTTGTCGTCGCCGCCGGTGATGCGGCGCCTGCTCGAAGCCGCGCCGCTCGCGGAATTCGATGCGTTCTTTTCGCTCGACCTCGGCTTTTGA
- a CDS encoding ABC transporter substrate-binding protein: MRLPVFIAAALLAGTLATAASAKVVVSSKIDTEGGVLGNVILLALKANGVEVEDRTQLGGTPVVRKAIAAGEIDIYPEYTGNAAFFFSKAEDPVWKDGAKGYEAAKTLDYDANKIVWLTPSPANNTWAIALRKEVASSAKLKTLSDFGKWVSGGGKAKLAASAEFVNSAAALPAFQATYGFKLTPDQLIVLSGGDTAATIKAAAEQTNGANAAMVYGTDGAIQPSGLVVLDDDKGVQPVYRPAPIVREAVLKANPKIAEVLKPIFESLTLETLQDLNGRVQVGGEPAKAVAEDYLKSKGFLK; the protein is encoded by the coding sequence ATGCGTCTACCGGTTTTCATCGCCGCCGCGCTCCTGGCCGGCACGCTCGCCACGGCCGCTTCCGCGAAAGTGGTCGTCTCCTCGAAGATCGACACCGAGGGCGGCGTGCTCGGCAACGTCATCCTGCTCGCGCTCAAGGCCAACGGCGTCGAGGTCGAGGATCGGACCCAACTCGGCGGCACGCCGGTCGTCCGCAAGGCGATCGCCGCCGGCGAGATCGACATCTATCCAGAGTACACGGGCAACGCGGCGTTCTTCTTCTCGAAGGCCGAGGACCCGGTCTGGAAGGACGGCGCCAAGGGCTACGAGGCGGCCAAGACGCTCGACTACGACGCCAACAAGATCGTCTGGCTGACGCCGTCGCCGGCCAACAACACCTGGGCGATCGCGCTGCGCAAGGAGGTCGCGAGCTCGGCCAAGCTGAAGACGCTGTCGGACTTCGGCAAGTGGGTCTCGGGTGGCGGCAAAGCGAAGCTCGCGGCGTCCGCCGAGTTCGTGAACTCCGCCGCCGCGCTGCCAGCCTTCCAGGCGACCTACGGCTTCAAGCTCACGCCTGATCAGCTGATCGTGCTCTCGGGCGGCGACACCGCAGCCACCATCAAGGCCGCGGCCGAGCAGACCAACGGCGCCAATGCCGCGATGGTCTACGGCACCGACGGCGCGATCCAGCCCTCGGGTCTCGTCGTGCTCGACGACGACAAGGGCGTGCAGCCGGTCTATCGCCCGGCGCCGATCGTGCGCGAGGCGGTGCTGAAGGCCAATCCGAAGATCGCCGAGGTGCTGAAGCCGATCTTCGAGAGCCTGACGCTCGAGACGCTGCAGGATCTCAACGGCCGCGTGCAGGTCGGCGGCGAGCCGGCCAAGGCGGTCGCCGAAGACTATCTGAAGTCCAAGGGCTTTCTGAAGTGA
- a CDS encoding ABC transporter permease, translating into MTASAVRTARLASLGVDKLGVVVAALIAIGAGSPFVVFRANRIVAGEARAFHEALPLPLAAALVAVVLGAALIALFRTPERLRLVAAIVMALALAFLVGAAADHLTPPGNRYARVAPASGFWVLTFATTILFADSVVRLRLGPLARILALTIGAAVFALVLWSGIWNGLSILKEYATRSDVFWREAGAHMMLALGSLAAAVVVGLPLGIVIERKASLRAPVLNTLNAVQTIPSIALFGILIGPLGWLAAHVPGAAALGIRGIGMAPAFIALFLYSLLPMVANTVVGLTQVPRDAVEAARGMGMTDRQRLVSVELPLALPVILTGVRIVLVQNIGLATIAALIGGGGFGVFVFLGIGQTAPDLILLGAVPTVLLAFAAAVVLDAAVDLVTGARP; encoded by the coding sequence ATGACAGCCTCTGCCGTCCGGACCGCACGTCTCGCGAGCCTCGGCGTCGACAAGCTCGGCGTGGTGGTCGCGGCGCTGATTGCGATCGGCGCGGGATCGCCTTTCGTGGTGTTCCGCGCCAACCGGATCGTCGCCGGCGAGGCGAGGGCCTTCCATGAGGCGTTGCCGCTGCCGCTCGCGGCCGCCTTGGTCGCGGTGGTGCTCGGCGCGGCGCTAATCGCGCTGTTCCGGACGCCGGAACGGCTGCGGCTCGTCGCGGCGATCGTCATGGCGCTGGCGCTGGCCTTCCTTGTCGGCGCGGCGGCGGATCACCTGACGCCACCCGGCAACCGCTATGCCCGCGTCGCGCCGGCCTCCGGCTTCTGGGTGCTGACCTTCGCGACGACGATCCTATTCGCCGACAGCGTCGTGCGGCTCAGGCTCGGGCCGCTCGCCCGGATCCTGGCGCTCACGATCGGCGCCGCCGTCTTCGCGCTGGTGCTCTGGTCGGGGATTTGGAACGGCCTGTCGATCCTCAAGGAATACGCCACACGCTCGGATGTGTTCTGGCGCGAGGCGGGCGCGCACATGATGCTGGCGCTCGGGTCGCTTGCGGCGGCGGTCGTGGTCGGCCTGCCGCTCGGCATCGTGATCGAGCGCAAGGCGAGCCTGCGCGCCCCGGTGCTGAACACGCTCAATGCCGTGCAGACGATACCCTCGATCGCGTTGTTCGGCATCCTGATCGGCCCGCTCGGCTGGCTGGCCGCGCATGTGCCGGGCGCGGCGGCGCTCGGCATCCGGGGCATCGGCATGGCGCCGGCCTTCATCGCGCTGTTCCTCTATTCGCTGCTGCCGATGGTCGCCAACACGGTCGTCGGGCTCACCCAGGTGCCGCGCGACGCGGTCGAGGCGGCGCGCGGCATGGGCATGACCGACCGCCAGCGGCTCGTCTCGGTCGAGCTGCCCTTGGCGCTGCCGGTGATCCTGACCGGCGTGCGCATCGTGCTCGTGCAGAACATCGGCCTCGCCACGATCGCCGCGCTGATCGGCGGCGGCGGCTTCGGCGTGTTCGTCTTCCTCGGCATCGGCCAGACCGCGCCGGACCTGATCCTGCTCGGCGCCGTGCCGACCGTCCTTCTCGCCTTCGCCGCCGCCGTCGTGCTCGACGCGGCCGTCGACCTCGTCACCGGAGCGCGGCCATGA
- a CDS encoding ABC transporter ATP-binding protein, translated as MIEIEHLTRTYGPFTAVDDVSLTIEAGTITVIVGTSGSGKSTLMRMVNRLVEPTAGRVLIDGEDTATLAVHELRRRIGYAIQNHGLFPHRTVAQNIATVPALLGWDRARIAARVEELLTLFQLDPAQFGRRYPHELSGGQQQRVGVARALAAEPKLMLMDEPFGALDPVIRAKAQDDLKDIQRKLGTTILLVTHDMEEAIRLGDRIAVMDGGRLLQCAPPAEILIHPATAFVGELIGTGDRPFRLLSLATAAEMVEPGAAEGTAVAASADLRDVFAELLWSRRPAAPVVDAAGNGLGRVTLEALIARAGRPA; from the coding sequence ATGATCGAGATCGAGCATCTGACCCGGACCTACGGCCCGTTCACCGCGGTCGACGACGTCAGCCTCACCATCGAGGCCGGCACGATCACGGTGATCGTCGGCACCTCGGGCTCCGGCAAGTCGACGCTGATGCGCATGGTCAACCGGCTGGTCGAGCCGACGGCGGGCCGCGTGCTGATCGACGGCGAGGACACCGCGACGCTCGCCGTCCACGAACTGCGCCGCCGCATCGGCTACGCGATCCAGAACCACGGTCTGTTCCCGCATCGGACCGTCGCGCAGAACATCGCCACCGTGCCGGCGCTGCTCGGCTGGGACAGGGCCCGCATCGCCGCCCGCGTCGAGGAGCTCCTCACGCTGTTTCAGCTCGATCCGGCCCAGTTCGGTCGGCGTTATCCGCACGAGCTCTCGGGCGGCCAACAGCAGCGCGTCGGCGTCGCCCGCGCGCTGGCGGCCGAACCGAAACTGATGCTGATGGACGAGCCGTTCGGCGCGCTCGATCCGGTCATCCGCGCCAAGGCGCAGGACGATCTCAAGGATATCCAGCGCAAGCTCGGCACCACGATCCTGCTCGTCACCCACGACATGGAGGAGGCCATCCGGCTGGGCGACCGGATCGCGGTGATGGACGGCGGCAGGCTCCTGCAATGCGCGCCGCCGGCCGAGATCCTGATCCATCCTGCCACGGCCTTCGTCGGCGAACTGATCGGCACCGGCGACCGGCCGTTCCGGCTCCTGTCGCTCGCGACCGCGGCCGAGATGGTCGAGCCCGGCGCGGCGGAAGGCACGGCCGTGGCGGCGAGCGCGGACCTGCGCGACGTCTTCGCCGAACTCCTGTGGTCGCGCCGGCCGGCGGCGCCGGTCGTCGATGCGGCCGGCAACGGGCTCGGCCGGGTGACGCTGGAGGCGCTGATCGCGCGCGCCGGGAGGCCGGCATGA
- a CDS encoding ABC transporter permease — MTRADVSAWLPTIVRAAVVAALVTFLVAPELFRPLLAPLAETGQPVIYDRASLFDLTVSHLTTVTIAIVAATVVGVGLAILVTRPIGAEFLPLSRSIVNVGQTFPPVAVLALAVPIVGFGEKPTLIALFLYGLLPIFENALTGLTRLPPAVVEAARGMGMTDAQRLVKVELPLALPVILEGVRLSVVIALATATIGSTVAAKGLGEVIVAGLLSNNLAYIVQGGLVVAVLAVTLYDALSALERVLARRAGRIERENA, encoded by the coding sequence ATGACCCGCGCCGACGTCTCTGCCTGGCTGCCGACGATCGTCCGCGCGGCTGTGGTCGCCGCGCTCGTGACCTTCCTCGTCGCGCCGGAGCTGTTCCGGCCGTTGCTCGCCCCGCTCGCCGAGACGGGGCAGCCGGTGATCTACGATCGCGCGAGCCTCTTCGACCTGACCGTCTCGCACCTGACCACGGTGACGATCGCGATCGTCGCCGCCACGGTCGTCGGCGTCGGGCTGGCGATCCTGGTGACGCGGCCGATCGGGGCGGAGTTTCTGCCGCTCTCGCGCTCGATCGTGAACGTCGGCCAGACGTTCCCGCCGGTCGCGGTGCTGGCGCTCGCGGTGCCGATCGTCGGCTTCGGCGAGAAGCCGACGCTGATCGCGCTGTTTCTCTATGGCCTCTTGCCGATCTTCGAGAACGCGCTGACCGGGCTGACGCGCCTGCCGCCGGCCGTGGTCGAGGCGGCGCGCGGCATGGGCATGACCGATGCGCAGCGGCTCGTGAAGGTCGAGCTGCCGCTCGCGCTGCCGGTGATCCTCGAAGGTGTCAGGCTGTCGGTCGTGATCGCGCTCGCCACCGCGACCATCGGCTCGACGGTCGCCGCCAAGGGCCTCGGCGAGGTCATCGTCGCCGGGCTCCTCTCGAACAACCTCGCCTACATCGTGCAGGGCGGCCTCGTCGTCGCCGTGCTCGCCGTCACCCTCTACGACGCGCTCTCCGCCCTGGAACGCGTCCTGGCCCGCCGCGCGGGTCGCATCGAGCGGGAGAACGCCTGA
- a CDS encoding amidohydrolase family protein yields MSDFDLVLAGTVVLPDRVVPQGFVAVQGGKVALVGQGEPPAARERHLLGRALILPGAIDAQVHSLSQKNQEDFVWSTRSAAAGGVTTIVDMPYDEGNLVCSAAAVERKVVHASGQARVDFALYGTIDPEEGSARILEQVEAGVAAFKFSTFGTDPKRFPRIPPHLLNAVFAAIAPTGLTAGVHNEIHEMVDAYLAEVRAAGITDWRAHGASRPPITEVLAMAEIYETGAATGCPAHVVHCSVGRGYELAARYRGEGHAATVEACIHYLTLDEEHDVARLGGKAKINPPIRPRAEVETLWRHVAAGNVTLVSTDHVSWSEDRKTDPEMLKNASGVPGLEVMVPLFVKGALERGVPLTWAARLMAENPARHFRIDHVKGALTVGRDADITVLTPEPLVYDAAASGHNVVGWSPYNGIRLPWRTAGTWVGGRQVFDGTRVLAEPGSGAFVRPPVTRPIAERSA; encoded by the coding sequence ATGTCCGATTTCGATCTCGTGCTCGCCGGCACCGTCGTGCTGCCGGATCGGGTGGTGCCGCAGGGGTTCGTCGCGGTGCAGGGGGGCAAGGTCGCGCTGGTCGGGCAGGGCGAGCCGCCGGCCGCGCGCGAAAGGCATCTGCTCGGCCGCGCGCTGATCCTGCCCGGCGCGATCGACGCGCAGGTCCATTCGCTGTCGCAGAAGAACCAGGAGGACTTCGTCTGGTCGACGCGCTCGGCGGCGGCCGGCGGCGTCACGACCATCGTCGACATGCCCTATGACGAGGGTAACCTCGTCTGCTCGGCCGCCGCGGTCGAGCGCAAGGTCGTCCATGCGAGCGGCCAGGCGCGGGTCGATTTCGCGCTCTATGGCACGATCGACCCCGAGGAAGGATCGGCGCGGATCCTCGAACAGGTCGAGGCCGGCGTCGCGGCGTTCAAGTTCTCGACCTTCGGCACCGATCCGAAGCGCTTCCCGCGCATCCCGCCGCATCTGCTCAACGCCGTGTTCGCCGCGATCGCGCCGACGGGCCTGACCGCCGGCGTCCACAACGAGATCCACGAGATGGTCGACGCCTACCTCGCCGAGGTCCGCGCGGCCGGGATCACCGACTGGCGCGCCCACGGCGCCTCGCGGCCGCCGATCACCGAAGTGCTCGCCATGGCCGAGATCTACGAGACCGGTGCCGCCACCGGCTGTCCCGCCCATGTCGTGCATTGCTCGGTCGGGCGCGGCTACGAACTCGCCGCCCGCTATCGCGGCGAGGGCCACGCCGCGACGGTGGAGGCCTGCATCCACTATCTGACGCTCGACGAGGAGCACGACGTCGCCCGGCTCGGCGGCAAGGCCAAGATCAACCCGCCGATCCGGCCGCGCGCCGAGGTCGAGACGCTCTGGCGCCATGTCGCGGCGGGCAACGTGACGCTGGTCTCGACCGACCATGTGTCGTGGTCGGAGGACCGCAAGACCGATCCGGAGATGCTGAAGAACGCCTCCGGCGTGCCGGGGCTGGAAGTCATGGTGCCCCTGTTCGTCAAGGGCGCGCTCGAACGCGGCGTGCCGCTGACATGGGCGGCGCGGCTGATGGCGGAAAACCCGGCGCGGCATTTCCGCATCGACCACGTCAAGGGCGCGCTGACCGTCGGCCGCGACGCCGACATCACCGTGCTGACGCCCGAGCCGCTCGTCTACGACGCGGCGGCGAGCGGGCACAACGTGGTCGGCTGGTCGCCATACAACGGTATCCGGCTGCCCTGGCGCACGGCGGGCACATGGGTGGGCGGCCGGCAGGTGTTCGACGGGACGCGCGTCCTCGCCGAGCCCGGCTCCGGCGCCTTCGTGCGACCGCCTGTCACCCGGCCGATCGCGGAGCGCTCGGCATGA